A DNA window from Arachis hypogaea cultivar Tifrunner chromosome 18, arahy.Tifrunner.gnm2.J5K5, whole genome shotgun sequence contains the following coding sequences:
- the LOC112773160 gene encoding G-type lectin S-receptor-like serine/threonine-protein kinase LECRK3, which yields MAKTRSNSLLQTLLVFFVITPIITAIPDCSNPSNALSPLSTQPSSPWTSPSKDFAFGFQSVQFKDPRCVPLLSIYFTKSPNKTIVWYAKPNQEIPVGSSIHITNNSLVIYNPKGSEIWSRPEKKDKMVTCASMLDTGNFVLKDNDGNIVWESFEEPSDTLLPGQNFSKSQPFNLQARQSETNFSTNNNFNLSWQGDGNLVLYYSQNHQEHEQAQNYAYWSTGTDGRGSGLFFDKFGRIYVKDDNNTELVQVTNGNPGSTQYFYMARFESDGVFRLYQKTKTVTNEEDNCSSGWTMWEQEPDDICVLMIAQNENFICGPNSYCVSINGKPQCMCPDNYSYFVQPNDPNNLTSCRPDFPPPSCLVDGWEMDPAKVDFHERQNLDWPFSDYELVSGDFDNYTCRKRCRDDCFCAAAVYSVDKDNVAQCWKKKYPLSNGRYSTTAENGKTVFLKFRKAGYGNQHRSYLTLILSFLLGSSVFLNILLVLGILGIYMFLRKRKMLGQQLVASLAPETVRSYTYKELEKATRGFKLRLGQGAFGTVYKGVLELGSNTKRYVAIKKLDKVVEEGENEFKTEVSVIGQTHHRNLVRLLGYCDEGEHRLLVYEYMSNGSLASFLFGISRPHWNQRVQIGLGIAKGLTYLHEECNTQFIHCDIKPQNILLDDLFAPRISDFGLAKLLLAEQTRATRTHARGTIGYFAPEWFTKASITSKVDVYSFGVVLLELICCKSSIVFSMSNDEEQALIDWAYDCYKHGNLAQFVENDEEAKNDIRRVEKHVMVAIWCVQDDPSLRPSMKKVAQMLEDVIAVPLPPRPSMFCSSSATSFSVSF from the coding sequence ATGGCCAAAACACGTTCCAATTCCCTGCTTCAAACTCTACTTGTCTTCTTCGTAATCACTCCTATAATCACTGCTATTCCAGATTGTAGTAATCCAAGTAATGCCCTCTCTCCTCTATCCACACAACCTTCATCTCCATGGACTTCACCATCCAAAGATTTTGCCTTCGGTTTTCAATCTGTTCAATTCAAGGATCCACGCTGTGTCCCTCTGCTCTCCATCTACTTCACCAAATCACCCAACAAGACCATTGTTTGGTACGCGAAACCCAACCAAGAAATCCCGGTTGGGTCCTCTATCCATATCACAAACAATAGTCTCGTCATATATAACCCCAAAGGAAGTGAAATTTGGTCCCGTCCAGAAAAGAAGGACAAAATGGTAACTTGTGCTTCTATGCTAGATACTGGAAACTTTGTTCTTAAAGACAACGACGGTAATATAGTTTGGGAGAGTTTTGAAGAACCAAGCGACACGCTTCTCCCCGGTCAGAATTTTTCCAAGTCTCAGCCATTCAATTTGCAAGCTCGTCAATCGGAAACAAATTTCTCAACTAACAATAACTTCAATCTCAGCTGGCAAGGCGATGGCAATTTGGTACTTTACTATTCTCAAAATCACCAAGAACATGAACAGGCGCAGAATTATGCATACTGGTCAACCGGAACTGACGGTCGCGGATCGGGTTTATTCTTCGATAAGTTCGGACGGATTTACGTGAAGGATGATAATAACACTGAGCTGGTCCAAGTAACAAACGGGAACCCAGGTTCAACTCAATATTTTTACATGGCGAGATTTGAATCTGATGGAGTCTTCAGGCTGTACCAGAAGACTAAAACGGTTACAAACGAGGAGGATAACTGTTCTTCTGGATGGACAATGTGGGAACAAGAACCTGATGATATATGTGTTCTTATGATAGCTCAGAATGAAAATTTTATCTGTGGGCCTAACAGTTATTGTGTTTCCATAAATGGAAAGCCTCAATGCATGTGTCCAGATAATTATTCCTATTTTGTGCAGCCTAATGATCCAAACAACTTAACAAGTTGTAGGCCGGATTTTCCGCCTCCCAGCTGTCTGGTCGACGGCTGGGAGATGGATCCGGCCAAGGTGGATTTCCATGAACGGCAGAATTTGGACTGGCCTTTCTCCGATTACGAGTTGGTGAGCGGTGATTTCGATAACTACACGTGTCGAAAAAGGTGCCGTGACGATTGCTTCTGTGCCGCGGCTGTATATTCCGTTGATAAGGACAATGTGGCACAATGTTGGAAGAAGAAGTACCCTTTGAGTAATGGAAGGTATAGTACGACAGCCGAAAATGGAAAAACAGTGTTCCTCAAGTTTCGCAAGGCAGGGTATGGTAACCAACATCGATCTTATTTAACACTTATTTTGTCATTTCTTCTTGGGAGCTCGGTTTTCCTCAACATTCTGTTGGTGTTGGGAATTCTTGGAATTTACATGTTCTTGCGCAAGAGAAAGATGTTAGGGCAGCAACTAGTTGCGAGCTTGGCGCCGGAGACGGTTAGAAGCTACACATACAAAGAGCTTGAGAAGGCGACACGTGGATTCAAACTGAGATTGGGTCAAGGTGCTTTTGGAACTGTGTATAAAGGGGTATTAGAATTAGGGTCTAATACAAAAAGATATGTAGCTATTAAGAAGTTAGATAAGGTGGTTGAAGAAGGTGAAAATGAATTCAAAACAGAGGTGAGTGTGATAGGCCAAACCCACCACCGGAACTTGGTTCGGTTGCTTGGTTACTGCGACGAAGGGGAGCATCGTCTTCTTGTGTATGAGTACATGAGCAATGGTTCATTGGCGAGCTTTCTTTTTGGGATTTCTAGGCCTCATTGGAATCAAAGAGTGCAAATTGGATTGGGAATAGCTAAAGGACTCACATACTTGCATGAAGAGTGTAACACCCAATTCATTCATTGCGATATCAAGCCTCAGAACATTCTTCTGGACGACTTATTCGCACCCAGGATATCCGATTTTGGGCTGGCAAAGCTGTTGCTGGCGGAGCAAACTCGCGCCACTAGGACGCACGCGAGAGGGACTATTGGATACTTTGCACCTGAATGGTTTACAAAAGCTTCAATCACAAGCAAAGTCGATGTTTATAGCTTTGGAGTGGTGCTGCTAGAGCTCATATGCTGCAAATCCAGTATTGTGTTTTCAATGTCAAATGATGAAGAACAAGCGCTTATAGATTGGGCATATGATTGTTACAAACATGGAAATTTGGCTCAGTTTGTTGAGAATGATGAGGAGGCAAAGAATGATATTAGAAGGGTGGAAAAACATGTTATGGTAGCAATTTGGTGCGTTCAAGATGATCCTTCACTAAGGCCTTCTATGAAGAAGGTTGCTCAAATGCTTGAGGATGTTATTGCTGTACCTTTGCCACCTCGACCTTCCATGTTTTGTTCATCATCTGCAACTTCGTTTAGTGtttctttttga